The Quercus robur chromosome 7, dhQueRobu3.1, whole genome shotgun sequence genome has a segment encoding these proteins:
- the LOC126693185 gene encoding UBP1-associated protein 2A: MARKRKLDSQTQSGEPTIEPPQKQQQQQQQQQQQQQQQENIEYEEVEEEVEEEVEEEVEEDEDEDDDDEDDEEQQQQNAANQTVNSTSTSAGADGDDDDDEPIQNLLEPFSKDQIINLLREAADKHRDVADRIRKVADEDPAHRKIFVHGLGWDTTAETLTTVFKQFGEIEDCKAVCDKISGKSKGYGFILFKSRRGARNALKQPQKKIGNRMTACQLATIGPVPMGNSAVAAATSSVAAPAAPLSEYTQKKIYVSNVGAELDPRKLLAFFARYGEIEEGPLGLDKVTGKPKGFCLFVYKTVESAKKALEEPHKNFEGHILHCQRAIDGPKPNKSQQHQHQQQQQHQHHQNPNPHTVPFQRNDNPGYVAGAPGTGTGHLMAPAAAGAGMGYNQGAAAAQALNPALGQAITALLASQGAGLGLTNLLGTLGSAAAAVNPGVPAGAGHGMQGAYPSQTNISPGVMGGYGNQGGLQSGYPSQQMGQGGSGRGQHGAGQYGNMAPYMGH; encoded by the coding sequence ATGGCGAGGAAACGAAAGCTCGATTCCCAAACCCAATCCGGCGAACCAACAATCGAACCTCCacagaaacaacaacaacaacaacaacagcagcagcagcaacagcaacaacaagAAAACATCGAATACGAAGAAGTCgaagaagaagttgaagaagaagtagaagaagaagtggaagaagacgaagacgaagacgatGACGATGAAGATGAcgaagaacaacaacaacaaaatgcgGCCAATCAGACAGTTAATTCCACCTCCACCTCAGCCGGCGCCGATGGcgacgacgacgacgatgaGCCGATACAGAACCTTCTGGAACCTTTCAGTAAGGACCAGATTATAAACCTACTCCGCGAAGCAGCGGATAAGCACCGTGATGTGGCGGATCGGATCCGAAAGGTGGCGGATGAGGACCCGGCCCACCGCAAGATCTTCGTCCACGGTCTCGGCTGGGACACCACCGCCGAAACCCTAACCACCGTGTTCAAGCAGTTCGGCGAGATCGAAGATTGCAAGGCGGTTTGCGATAAGATCTCAGGTAAATCCAAGGGTTACGGCTTCATCCTCTTCAAGAGCCGCCGTGGCGCCCGGAATGCTCTTAAGCAGCCTCAGAAAAAGATCGGAAATCGGATGACGGCGTGCCAGCTGGCGACGATTGGGCCTGTTCCGATGGGTAATTCTGCGGTGGCGGCAGCTACGTCTTCGGTGGCGGCCCCCGCGGCGCCGTTATCGGAGTATACGCAGAAGAAGATATACGTTAGTAATGTTGGGGCGGAGCTGGATCCAAGGAAATTGCTTGCTTTCTTTGCTAGGTATGGAGAAATCGAAGAAGGACCATTGGGACTTGATAAGGTTACTGGGAAGCCAAAAgggttttgtttatttgtttataagaCAGTTGAGAGTGCTAAGAAGGCTCTAGAAGAGCCTCACAAGAATTTTGAGGGCCATATATTGCATTGCCAGAGGGCTATTGATGGTCCCAAGCCAAACAAGTCTCAGCAGCATCAAcatcagcagcagcaacagcaccAGCATCACCAGAACCCGAACCCACATACTGTGCCATTCCAGAGGAATGATAATCCTGGATATGTTGCTGGAGCGCCTGGTACTGGAACAGGTCATTTGATGGCTCCTGCTGCAGCCGGTGCGGGAATGGGGTATAATCAGGGAGCTGCAGCAGCTCAGGCTTTGAATCCTGCACTTGGACAGGCCATAACGGCGTTGCTGGCTAGTCAGGGTGCTGGATTGGGGTTGACTAATTTGTTGGGGACGCTTGGTTCGGCTGCGGCTGCTGTGAACCCGGGTGTGCCTGCTGGAGCAGGGCATGGGATGCAGGGTGCTTATCCGAGCCAGACAAATATTAGTCCCGGAGTGATGGGAGGGTATGGAAATCAAGGAGGATTGCAGAGTGGTTACCCGAGTCAGCAGATGGGTCAAGGCGGTTCTGGAAGAGGCCAGCATGGAGCTGGGCAGTATGGTAACATGGCTCCTTACATGGGGCACTAG